Proteins encoded within one genomic window of Kibdelosporangium phytohabitans:
- a CDS encoding SecDF P1 head subdomain-containing protein — translation MAVVLAFCVGCSTNTAGTPRAEGRPVELRLLVDTSPELTLRDDNGEQLALGPVKLELERFVKAYADPAQHGSGYDLTLELPQDLHGKLGELTRANVGTRMAAIVDRTVLFSGAISNPILNGKLRIPYQGTPQKAKEILDVIGGERR, via the coding sequence ATGGCAGTTGTTCTGGCGTTCTGCGTCGGGTGTTCCACCAACACCGCGGGCACACCTCGCGCGGAGGGCCGTCCGGTCGAACTGCGGCTACTTGTGGACACATCGCCGGAGCTCACACTGCGGGACGACAACGGTGAACAGTTGGCACTGGGGCCGGTCAAGCTGGAACTCGAACGGTTTGTCAAAGCGTATGCCGACCCCGCGCAGCACGGCTCCGGATACGACCTGACACTGGAGCTTCCGCAGGATCTGCACGGCAAGCTCGGCGAACTGACCAGAGCCAACGTCGGCACACGCATGGCCGCGATAGTGGACAGGACTGTCTTGTTCTCCGGTGCGATCAGCAACCCGATCCTGAACGGAAAACTGCGCATCCCGTACCAAGGAACCCCGCAGAAAGCCAAGGAGATACTCGACGTGATCGGCGGGGAGCGACGATGA
- a CDS encoding WYL domain-containing protein, with translation MHPYGLVAHSGRWYVTGADPAIGGDRTFRLDRIASARTLPGSFDPPDGPDPAQQVLTGLATAPYRHEVILRIRGTAERIHTRLPVGAAIVTESPDWSRVELRAQRLDWLPAVLASLDLPFVVEKPDELRGLVEALADRLTQSARRGPASTTQLRTGEWDLR, from the coding sequence CTGCACCCCTACGGGCTCGTCGCCCACTCCGGCAGGTGGTACGTGACAGGCGCCGATCCCGCCATCGGCGGGGACCGGACGTTCCGGCTGGACCGCATCGCCAGTGCACGGACCCTGCCCGGCTCGTTCGACCCGCCCGACGGACCCGACCCGGCACAGCAGGTGCTGACCGGGCTCGCCACGGCTCCGTACCGGCACGAGGTGATCCTGCGGATCCGGGGGACCGCCGAGCGGATCCACACCCGGCTGCCCGTCGGCGCCGCGATCGTGACGGAGTCGCCGGACTGGTCCCGTGTCGAACTGCGGGCGCAACGGCTCGACTGGCTGCCCGCGGTGCTCGCGTCGCTGGATCTGCCGTTCGTCGTCGAGAAACCGGACGAACTGCGTGGCCTCGTCGAAGCACTTGCTGACCGGCTCACGCAGTCGGCACGGCGTGGGCCTGCTTCGACCACGCAGCTGCGCACTGGGGAGTGGGACTTGCGATAG
- a CDS encoding PadR family transcriptional regulator codes for MIGGALREPTFLILTALAACPQHGYGILRDVEEISDGRVRLRAGTLYTALDRMSADGWVTVDREEVVDGRLRRYYRLTDNGAARLEEEVQRMRAHTRAAELRLRARPQGGTA; via the coding sequence ATGATCGGTGGTGCTCTGCGAGAGCCGACGTTCCTGATCCTCACCGCGCTGGCTGCCTGTCCCCAGCACGGGTACGGGATCCTGCGCGACGTCGAGGAGATCTCCGACGGCCGCGTCCGGCTGCGCGCCGGCACCCTCTACACCGCGCTGGACCGGATGAGCGCGGACGGCTGGGTGACCGTCGACCGGGAGGAAGTCGTGGACGGCAGGCTGCGCCGCTACTACCGGCTGACCGACAATGGGGCGGCCAGACTGGAGGAGGAAGTGCAGAGGATGCGGGCACACACCCGTGCGGCGGAACTCCGCCTGCGTGCGCGACCGCAGGGCGGGACGGCGTGA